GTACCCGGCCGACCTGATCCGGGAATCGCTCTCACATCTGCCGAAGGTGGGGTGATGCCGGTGGAATGGATGATGCCTTCACCATAACCCCCTCTTTTGAGGAGTTCTGCGTCACTGCAGAGCGCCAGGACGGCCCGGTTCTCGTCCCGCTCTGCTGCGAGCACGCCCTCCCTGGAATATCCCCACCCGATCTCTATTCGAGGCTCTGCAAAGGGCGGGGATTTCTTCTGGAGTCGATGGAAGGGAGCGAGCGGACCGCACGCTTCTCGGTGATCGGGATCGACCCGGTGCTCTCCCTCTCGCTCGGGGAGGAGGACGTGATCCGCGGGGACGAGCCCTATCTCCGGGTCGCCCGCTCGCCCGAAGGATCGACGCCTCTCGAGAAGATGCGTTCGGCCCTGAAGCGGCTTTCCCCGACGCCTGTCGCCGTCCCGCGCTACGCCTGCGGTTTTGTCGGCTGCTTCACCTACGACCTCGTCCACGACCTCTACCCGCAGGTGAAGCGCCGCCAGGGCAGGTCCGCCCCGGCGATCAGGTGCATGCTCGTACGGGACACCATCGTCTTCGACCACCTTGAGGGCAGGATGTTCATCGTCTCCCATCTGATCGCGGGCGGGGGCCGGGAACCGGCCGATGCGTACCAGGAGGGGCAGGAGCGGATCAGGAGGATCGCCTCGGCAGTCGCTGCCCGTGACCGTTCGTCCGCCCCGCCTCCTCTCTCCATCCCTGGCGCTGTTCCGGTCTTCTCGTCCTCGATGACGCAGGCGGCGTTCGAGGCTGCCGTCGTCAGGGTGAAAGAGGAGATCGCCGCCGGCGAGATCTTCCAGGGCGTCGTCTCGCGGCGGATCGACTGCGACTACCCGGCCGATCCGTTTGCGATCTACACCGCCCTGCGGGCGATGAACCCCGGGCCGTACCTGTACTACCTCGACTTCGGCGGGATGCAGATCGCCGGCGCAAGCCCGGAGATGCTCGTCCGGGTGGAGAAGGGGACGGTGACGACGGTGCCGATCGCCGGCACCCGGCCGCGGGGCAAAACACCCGATGAGGACGACCGACTGGGCCGAGAACTCCTCGCCGACGAGAAAGAGCGGGCCGAGCACACGATGCTCGTGGACCTGGCGAGAAACGATCTCGGCCGGGTCTGCAGGTACGGCTCGGTGCGGCCTGTCTCGTTCATGGACGTCGAGCGATACTCCCATGTCCAGCACATCGTCTCGGTCGTCGAGGGGAGGCTCGATGACCGCTACGACTGCTTCGACGCCTTCGCTTCCTGTTTTCCCGCAGGGACGGTCTCGGGCGCCCCGAAGATCCGGGCGATGCAGATCATCGAGGCGGTGGAACCCTCTCCGCGCGGCGTCTATGCCGGTGCGGTGGGGTATGCGGGCTTTGACGGGAGTCTCGAATGCGCCATTGCGATCAGGACGGTGGTCGTAGAGAATGGCACCGCCTCCGTGCAGGTCGGTGCCGGGATCGTCGCCGATTCCGTCCCCGAGAGAGAATGGGAAGAGACAGAAAACAAGGCCCGGGCCATGCTCAGGGCGATCGAGATCGGGAGGCAATCGCCATGAACGTCATGATCATCGACTGCTACGACAGTTTCACCTTCAACCTCTTCCAGCAGGTCGGAATGCTCGGAGGCAATCCGGTCGTCGTAAAGAACGACGCCCCGGCATCAGTGCTCCGCGAGATCGAATCCGATCGGATCATCCTCTCGCCCGGCCCGGGCACTCCTGAGGAGTCAGGGCTCTGTCTCGAAGCGCTCAGGACGGTCTGCCGGGATATCCCGACCCTCGGGGTCTGCCTCGGCCATCAGGCGATCTGCACCGCCTTCGGCGGCCGGGTCGTGCGGGCCGATCGGCTGATGCACGGCAAGACCTCACTGATCCGCCATGACGGTCAGGGGATCTTCAGCGGCGTCGAGAACCCGTTTGTGGCGACGCGCTATCATTCCCTGATCGTCGATCAGGCGAGCCTGCCCGACGCTCTCGCCGTGACGGCGACGAGCCTGGACGACGGCTACGTGATGGGGGTGCGCCACCAGGACTATCCCGTCGAGGGGATCCAGTTCCACCCGGAGAGCATCCTCTCCAGGGAGGGGGACCGGATCATCGGAAATTTCCTCTTCAGCCAGGGGGTCGCCCGATGATCGCCGAAGCGATCACGGCGCTGGTCGGTCACCGCGATCTCACGGCCGAAGAGGCCGGTGCGGTGATGCGCGAGATCCTTGAGGGTGGTGCGACCCAGGCGCAGATCGGGAGTTTTCTCACGGCAATGCGGATGAAAGGCGAGACGGTGCCCGAGATCGCCGGATGCGTGCAGGCGATGCGGGCGGCTTCGGTCGCCATCGCCCCTCGGGCCGCCTCTCCCCTCGTCGACACCTGCGGCACCGGCGGCGACCGGGCCGGGACCTTCAACATCAGCACGGCAGCCGCTTTTGTCGCCGCCGGCGCCGGTGTCCCGGTCGTCAAGCACGGCAACCGGGGCGTATCGAGCGGGTGCGGCTCCGCCGACGTCCTTGCGGCGCTCGGCATCGACCTCGCTCTCACGCCGGGGCGGGCGCAGGCCGTCCTGGAGGAGATCGGGATCGTCTTCCTCTACGCCCCCACCTACCACCCGGCCCTCCGCCGGGCGGCCGGGCCCAGGGGCGAGATCGGGATCAGGACGATCTTCAACCTCCTCGGCCCGCTCGCAAATCCTGCCGGCGCACAGGCGCAGCTCGTCGGGGTGTACGCCCCGGAACTGGTGACGACGGTGGCAGGGGTGCTCAGAGATCTCGGCGTGGAGCGGGCGATGGCCGTCCACGGCGGCGGGCTCGACGAGATCAGCACCACGGGGCCGACGACCGTCGCCGAACTGCGGGACGGGACGGTCCTGACCTATGAAGTCCGGTGCGAGGACTTCGGGTTTTGCCCGGCCTCCCTGCACGACCTGCGGGGCGGGGACGCCGCCGTGAATGCGGCGATCCTCAGGGAGGTGCTGGCCGGGGCCCATGGCCCTGCCCGCGATACCGTTCTCCTCAATGCCGGAGCGGCGATATATCTCGGCGGAAAGAGCCGGACGCTGATCGACGGCGTCAGCGCTGCGGAACGCTCGATCGACTCGGGAAGGGCGTTCGGGAAACTCCAATCCCTGGTGCGGGCGAGCGGGGGCGCCCTATGATCCTGGACGAGATCGTCGCCCGCACCCGCCACCGGGTCGCCGCCCTGCGGCCGGTGGAGGAGATGGATCTTCTTCCCCGGCACCGCACGCACCACAGCCTCTCCGGGGCGATCAGGTCGGCGGGCGAGCACAACGCCATCATCGCCGAGGTGAAATACGCCTCGCCCTCCCGCGGGGCGATCCGGCGGTTCGACCCGCCGGAGACTCTCGCCGGAGACCTGATCAGGGGGGGCTGCGTCGCCCTCTCGGTGCTGACCGAGCCCTTCTATTTCGGCGGGAGCACGGAGAACATCGAGCGTATCAGGCCGGTCGCGGATGTCCCGATCCTCAGGAAGGACTTCATCGTCGACGAGCGGCAGATATACGAAACGGCCTCACTCGGCGCCGACGCCGTCCTCCTGATCGCCGGGGTGCTCGGCCCGGAACTGGGGGCATTCATCGACCTCTCCTCTGACCTGGGGCTCGAACCCCTCGTCGAGGTCCACAACGCCGCCGAGGCGAGATCGGCGCTCGCCACCGGGGCCGGGCTGATCGGGATCAACAACCGCGATCTCGCCACGATGACGATCGACCTGAACACCACCGTCCGTCTCTCCCCCCTGTTTGCGGGCGAGGAACGGCTTTTGGTCTCGGAGAGCGGTGTCGTCTGGCCCTGCGATATCCGGGCGCTGAGGGAATACTGCGATGCCTTCCTGATCGGCTCCTCGGTGATGGTTTCGGGCGATCCGGCCCGGCGGCTCGGGAGGCTCGTATGCGCCTGAAGATCTGCGGGATCACGAGTGTCCGTGACGCCCTCGCCGCCGAGGCGGCGGGTGCGGACGCCGTGGGCGTTGTCATGTTCTCGGACTCCCCCCGCTCGGTCACACCGGCGGAGGCGGCGGCGATCTTCGCCTCACTCGGGCCCTTCACCGCACGCGTCTGCGTCTCGGCCACCGACGACCAGGCCGATCTTGCGGCGATGCTCGCTCTCCGTCCGACCGCCGTGCAGGTCTATTGCGACCTCGACGTCCCGGCCTGGGTGCGGGTGATCAGGGGGGTCGGGGACGCCCGTATCCCGGCGGGCCGGTTCGATGCCCTCCTCCTCGACGGGAGCAGGGGTTCTGGCATGCACTGCGACCTCCGGGAGGCAGAGGCCCTGGTGCGGGCCTCGCCCCTCCCGGTCATTCTCTCCGGCGGGCTGAACCCGGAGAACATCGGTGCGGCGGTTGCGGCAGTCAGGCCGTACGCCGTCGATGTCTCGTCCGGTGTCGAGGACAGCCCCGGCATAAAAAACGTTGATAAAATGAAGGCGTGTGTCATGGCGTGCAGGGGGGTCCCCCTGTGAACGCAGGATCGTTTGGCGGGTTTGGCGGGCAGTTCGTCCCGGAGAGCCTGATGGCCCCCCTGCAGGAACTGGCGTCGGCGTACGAAGCGGCAAAGGCAGATCCCGGGTTTCAGGAGGAGCTGCAGACCTATCTTGCGGAGTTTGCCGGGAGGCCGACCCCGCTCACCTTCTGCCGGAACCTCTCCGCCGACCTGGGGTGCCGGGTCTACCTGAAGCGCGAGGACCTCCTCCACGGCGGGGCGCACAAGACCAACAACGCCCTGGGGCAGGCCCTCCTTGCGAAGCATATGGGAAAGCGGCGGATCATCGCCGAGACCGGGGCAGGGCAGCACGGCGTCGCCACGGCGATCGCCGGGGCCGTCCTCGGCATCCCGGTCGAGGTCTACATGGGGGAGACCGATATGGCGAGACAGCGGCTGAACGTCTTTCGGA
Above is a window of Methanofollis tationis DNA encoding:
- a CDS encoding anthranilate synthase component I family protein yields the protein MDDAFTITPSFEEFCVTAERQDGPVLVPLCCEHALPGISPPDLYSRLCKGRGFLLESMEGSERTARFSVIGIDPVLSLSLGEEDVIRGDEPYLRVARSPEGSTPLEKMRSALKRLSPTPVAVPRYACGFVGCFTYDLVHDLYPQVKRRQGRSAPAIRCMLVRDTIVFDHLEGRMFIVSHLIAGGGREPADAYQEGQERIRRIASAVAARDRSSAPPPLSIPGAVPVFSSSMTQAAFEAAVVRVKEEIAAGEIFQGVVSRRIDCDYPADPFAIYTALRAMNPGPYLYYLDFGGMQIAGASPEMLVRVEKGTVTTVPIAGTRPRGKTPDEDDRLGRELLADEKERAEHTMLVDLARNDLGRVCRYGSVRPVSFMDVERYSHVQHIVSVVEGRLDDRYDCFDAFASCFPAGTVSGAPKIRAMQIIEAVEPSPRGVYAGAVGYAGFDGSLECAIAIRTVVVENGTASVQVGAGIVADSVPEREWEETENKARAMLRAIEIGRQSP
- a CDS encoding indole-3-glycerol phosphate synthase TrpC, which produces MILDEIVARTRHRVAALRPVEEMDLLPRHRTHHSLSGAIRSAGEHNAIIAEVKYASPSRGAIRRFDPPETLAGDLIRGGCVALSVLTEPFYFGGSTENIERIRPVADVPILRKDFIVDERQIYETASLGADAVLLIAGVLGPELGAFIDLSSDLGLEPLVEVHNAAEARSALATGAGLIGINNRDLATMTIDLNTTVRLSPLFAGEERLLVSESGVVWPCDIRALREYCDAFLIGSSVMVSGDPARRLGRLVCA
- a CDS encoding anthranilate synthase component II gives rise to the protein MNVMIIDCYDSFTFNLFQQVGMLGGNPVVVKNDAPASVLREIESDRIILSPGPGTPEESGLCLEALRTVCRDIPTLGVCLGHQAICTAFGGRVVRADRLMHGKTSLIRHDGQGIFSGVENPFVATRYHSLIVDQASLPDALAVTATSLDDGYVMGVRHQDYPVEGIQFHPESILSREGDRIIGNFLFSQGVAR
- the trpD gene encoding anthranilate phosphoribosyltransferase, translating into MIAEAITALVGHRDLTAEEAGAVMREILEGGATQAQIGSFLTAMRMKGETVPEIAGCVQAMRAASVAIAPRAASPLVDTCGTGGDRAGTFNISTAAAFVAAGAGVPVVKHGNRGVSSGCGSADVLAALGIDLALTPGRAQAVLEEIGIVFLYAPTYHPALRRAAGPRGEIGIRTIFNLLGPLANPAGAQAQLVGVYAPELVTTVAGVLRDLGVERAMAVHGGGLDEISTTGPTTVAELRDGTVLTYEVRCEDFGFCPASLHDLRGGDAAVNAAILREVLAGAHGPARDTVLLNAGAAIYLGGKSRTLIDGVSAAERSIDSGRAFGKLQSLVRASGGAL
- a CDS encoding phosphoribosylanthranilate isomerase; translated protein: MRLKICGITSVRDALAAEAAGADAVGVVMFSDSPRSVTPAEAAAIFASLGPFTARVCVSATDDQADLAAMLALRPTAVQVYCDLDVPAWVRVIRGVGDARIPAGRFDALLLDGSRGSGMHCDLREAEALVRASPLPVILSGGLNPENIGAAVAAVRPYAVDVSSGVEDSPGIKNVDKMKACVMACRGVPL